TGGCATTTGAATTTAGTTTTGAAAAGTGCAAAGGGCACAGCCCACAGGGTATATCAGAATATATAAGTAGTCTTAGAATTAGAAATACTGTATTCTAGTTTTCAAGAATATAGAATGAAAAGTTCAGATGGGATCTTAGGAGGGTGaggaatttatatttaatttttgtaagtaGTGGAAATTCAGTTAGGCCATTTGTCCTACGTGTGACTTGATCACTAGTAAGGTCCTGGCACAGGACACAGGAGTTTGACTGCTATTGAGTCACTGAACTACACATGTCAAATGATTTGGAATAGAGGGTTGGATCAAGAAGATCATTGAAACTTAGTGTCTAGATTTGTAGAAGAAAGACAATAGGGAGAAGCAGGAGTCAAGAGGCCAGGGATTTCAGTAGTCCTTGGACATCttcaatttatttgttttctttttgttttaaggcAAGGAGGACTTCTTGTTAATTTCCATCCTTCAATTCTGACCTGTCTGCTCCCCCAGTTGACCAGCCCTAGACTTGCAGTGAGGAAAAGGACCATTATTGCTCTTGGCCATTTGGTTATGAGCTGTGGAAATATAGTTTTTGTAGATCTTATCGAACATCTGTTGTCAGAGTTGTCCAAAAATGATTCCATGTCAACAACAAGAACCTACATACAGTGTATTGCTGCTATTAGTAGGCAAGCTGGTCATAGAATAGgtaagaaatgtttaaatatcttaaaattttctttaattaaaaaaaattaatgaatatttttaagaactaATATGCTTTTCTTAGGTGAATACCTTGAGAAGATAATTCCTTTGGTGGTAAAATTTTGTAATGTAGATGACGATGAATTAAGAGAGTACTGCATTCAAGCCTTTGAATCATTTGTGAGAAGGCAAGTTTTTAAGAtctctttttcaaataaaaatttccttaagAGAATAATGATTAAGATCTAGATTAGATGGGCGAGGGAAGATGGGTTATTTTACTGACAGCTGGAATTGAGTTTTGGATTTCATATGTGTTCTAATTAAGCATGTATTAAATAACCGATAACCAACACAGTATTTGAAGTGAAtatcatccttattttaaaatatagtccgtatatttattttgaaatgtttcctcATTGTTAGGACCTTGCTTAAAAAAGTCGGGAAAGGTTTTTATAATTGTCTTTCAGTTTAATTTAATCATATAGCCTCTATCCTGAGAGAGTGCTAGGATAAATTATTTGGTCAGAAATACACATTTGTGAATTTCATGTCTCTTCAGAGTTTTTGAGAATCATTACATCCATTTTGCTAGGGCAGTGATGTTCAATTTGGAAACCTTGGTTCTAATTAAAACTTTTAGGCCATACTGGCTAAGTGgcaggatgttttttttttttttgcttttggctagAATTGATAGGGTTGTAATAGCACAGTGTCTTAAGACTTCACTGTTGTTGCTTGCAGTAATGGTAAATAGTTACTTTCCACTCATGGTTTTTGATGAGTAGCTTTATAGTTATGTCAAATTGTTAAAAGCAaattgttggattcatttctattttttaattgagaaatacAAGTTAGTCCCTTATTATTAggcatttattatatattttgtcttctcAGCATAAAGTTAGAAGATAAGTCTACATGAATGTGCACTGGCATTTTCACAAATAACCCTGGTTATGGAAGTAAACATTGATCTGGACTTGGTCTTCTAGTTGTATGTAGCAAAGATAGAGCATATTCAGATTTCTCTCTGTATGACCCACTCTAACCATGACATACCATTTATTGTATAAATCATCCTGacttcagagatgttaaaatgggAGGGGTTCGTCttaaaattgataaagaaaaagtaatttgaaaagtaaatatttaaaatatgaagagagggagggaaagatgaAGGCGTTCTTGGTGCTGAAAAGGCTGAAACCATTTTCCTATGTTGTgttaaagggaaggaagaaatctgGTATAAAGCAAAATGTGGCAGATAGTCAAGGAGAAAAGTAGTTATTCAAagcagcttttgtttttttttcttcagatgtcCTAAGGAAGTATATCCTCATGTTTCTACCATTATAAATATATGTCTTAAATATCTTACCTATGACCCAAATTATAATTACgatgatgaagatgaagatgaaaacGCCATGGATGCGGATGGCGGTGATGATGATGACCAAGGTATTTCAAATTAAGTAGAAGGAATTTGTTCAATTTTTGTGAAAGACCTAGTGTTACAGATGGAGATGATTCTTACCTCAGATTGTATGTTtgtttataatagtgaaaataaaaGTAACCACAATATTCAGACGTAGCAAATCAAGTAAATAAATTATAGGCATCCATGTATTGAACTATGTAGCATTTTCACAATCATGTTCTAGAAAAATACTTGTTAAAGTGGTTAATAAGTTGGATGAAAAGTAGGTAACAAAAATTActgtcccactttttttttaatatgctgaaAAATGTTACTAgcgtttttcttttgttttagcaATTATAAGTgacttttgttctttattctttaaattttctgcaaagtttttttttcttacaaagttTTTTGTAAGGAGGGAGGTGAATGTTATTTTAGAAATTGTACCTATAAGTAACATTCATAGCAGTTTGGTTGACTTTTATACATAGTTACTTTAATGAAAAACCCTAAATAATGTCGGAGGCTCCATTTAGCTTTCATGAATAATATAACATTTCTGAGGCTGCCAAGATTGATGTGTCATCATCCTGTGATTTGTCCTATTTACTCTGGAAGGAGTAGCACTTCAAGGACACAAGGTTGctcatgtttagtttttttgctagtattaaaagaatcataattGAAATGTTTAAATGGGTAAGTTATTAGGTATATGAGCTGGTAGATTTCCTCTTAATTTTCTTAGACAGTTTGTTTCTTTGAATGGATTTATGTAATGACTTTCCTCTAAAATCTGTAATTTCAtcaatctttgaaaaaaaaatagtacaaaaaacTTCTGATAATCGTCCCCTGTTAGACTCTAGCAAATACTGCCCAATTTCTCTCCACTGCAGTAGAACTCCTCAAAAGAATGAATGCTCTCCaactccttttcccctttgctcTTGAATCCAGTCTTCCAGTGATGGACAAGATTGCCAGTGACCTCAAATGTTTGACTTTGCCTGTTACTAAGACTAGCAGCATTTTTTAAACATCCAGGATACCACACCCTCCTGGTTTAGTTTTGTTGTTGTGATTATTCCTTCGCAGTCTCTGTACTGGTTCCTCTTCATCACCCTGACCACTAAACTTTTGGGTATTTCTGGGCTCAGTCATTGGACTTCCATATACTCTTAAAATCTTGTTGATCCTCATCTAGTCTCTTGGCTTTATATATCAATATGCTGAAAACTCAAATTTTATCTTTACCCCAGATCTTTGATGTGAATTCCAGATTCATACATGCACCTGCTTAATTGATACACTGCTTAGatgtttaaaatatcttctcctaCCCTTCCCCCATTGCCTGTCTAACCTGTTTCTTCTTTAGACGTTTCCATTTCAGAATGGCACCTCcattctttttagtttcttgggCCAAAAACTTGGGGGTTATACCTAAGCACTTTCTTTTACACATTCCTTTTATCCAGTTTCCCATCTCAGGGCTTTCCCCTTACTTCACACTCATATCTTCCTTTGcagcatttatattttcttcattacatctaattattttctgatacattatattttctacttaCCAGATGTAAGCTTCATGAGGGCAGAGGTTTTAATTTTAGTCGTCTTTATTAATTGCTTTATCTCATTGCCTAtgacagtgcttggcacatattaGATACTTGGTAAATGTGTTATATTAATGAAGGGCAACTTCAGCTTATAATAggaatgtccttttaaaaaagcagtaGCATTTTAAGTTTCCAATTTTTTGATTGTTGGTTTTTAGTGTGCTAAGTACTGACACTGAATAACACACCAAGTCCTTCAGCTGCTTTATCAGTTATGTGTATTATACCTAGTATCTTTTTATCATAGTGTTATTGTATAAAAGCCAACTTATAAAGCCAACATAATTTCAGTGACTaggctatttaattttttgtaacttttgccactaaagtatatatttttttttgtttttttgtttttttgtctttttgctatttctttgggccactcccgcagcatatggaggttcccaggctaggggtcgaatcggagctgtagccactggcctatgccagagctacagcaacgcaggatccgacctgcgtctgcaacctacaccacagctcacggcaatgctggatcgttaacccactgagcaagggcagggatcgaacccgcaacctcatggttcctagtcagattcgtgaaccactgcgccatgaagggaactcctaaagtatattTCTGTAAAGTAATTCCCATATTTGGGTTGCCAgtggaaatttttcatttatttatttgctgttatcatcatcatcatcatcattttggcctgtggcatgcagaagttcttaggccagggactggacctgcACCACAATaacaacccccaccacagcagcaacagtgcTGGATACccaacctgctaggccactggggatctctgtatttatttgcttttaaatagtCTGTTTTGATAGTATCCtgtaatttttcttcaaataggtATTGATGAATAAAACAAATGTCTTGGGCTTAGCAGTATTTGGTTGGGTTTTCCTATAAAGTGCTAAGATGAAATTAAACCTTTTGGAAACTAGAAAATCATATTATATGTCCTTGATTTTCCAAGGCATGGTTGGCTACATTTAAGTCTTAAGCTAATTGGAATATAAGCCAATGAagagatgacatttttttttttttccctcccactgAGGAATCACTTCAGGGCTACAGTCTTATATCTAAGAATAACAAATTGTTAGTAATTTTAGATTGTTGTGAGAACTGCTACAGGTCATTCTCCTGATTCATGATTCAGCCTGGTAGTGTTAGAAGGAAGTAATTTTCAGAGATTTCACACACATAAAAGTTAGCAAGTATACCTAAGTGAGATGGAATTGTTAATCCTTATGCTTAGAATATTGTCCTAATGTTTAGCAGGTGTTGGAGAAGCTGGTGCTCTGTTATGTGGGCAGAATTATGTTGCAATTGAGAAAGTATAGtttctttaaattatattaagCTAATAATAAGCCAAAAGGTTGAGAATATGCATATTAGTTCCTAATAGCCTATCAGTAAATTTAATGAAAAGCCTTGTAGTCACAAAGCTGATACAGGATTCTTTTTCTCCCCTGAAAAATTAGTTTCACAGCATGACTTGGGAttcatctttttctcacatcatctgtACCGCAAATCTATTTTATGGCTTAGCTTATAAACTCAGTAGTTGTTTGATTTTCCTATACTGTTAAGTCTTTTGAATTGAACTTATCATTTAGAAAGACTGggatatttatgattttatgaatatattataaaGAACTCTAGTGTATTAATGATTTTAAAGAGTTAATAAGCAGCTCATCAcccataaatgagaaaatgtttaacgaattaaaaataaaatcatggtcaTTTTTCTTTAGAGGTTTATTTATGTGTAAATTTATGTGAGTAAACTCTGCCTCTGGtttacatatacttttttaaacttaCCTATTGCTGTATGTCTTAGTGACAAGTTAGAAAACTTAGTTATGCGTTTCAATTCACTTTATTAAGCAATAAACTTTTCTTATGATTAATAGCCTGTTAACATCAAAACTTCTCTCTAGGGAGTGATGATGAATACAGTGACGATGATGACATGAGTTGGAAAGTGAGACGTGCAGCTGCTAAGTGCTTGGATGCTGTAGTTAGCACAAGGCATGAAATGCTTCCAGAATTCTACAAGACCGTCTCTCCTGCATTGATATCCAGATTTAAAGAGCGTGAAGAGAATGTAAAGGCAGATGTTTTTCATGCATACCTTTCTCTTTTGAAGCAAACTCGTCCTGTGCAAAgttggctgtgtgaccctgatgCAATGGAACAGGGAGAAACACCTTTAACAATGCTTCAGAGTCAGGTCAGTTTAAAAGTGTGGTTTTGAAAGTCATGCTGGTAAAtgtgatcattttgaaaaaaatggtgTTTTTTAATGGACATAGGAATTCCAAAATAGCTGTAGAGAAACAGAATTCTGGGATATGTTTGTATAGTAGTATGTGGGTGTTCATGTTACATTACTTGTAAATAATTTGTTTGGATCAAAGTTCCTTTATTTTCCTGGCTAAACAATATTAGCTTTAAGGTTTAGTAAAGTAACCTTTATCTTTGATACATTAATGGAAAAGTCTTAGGGCTGTGGAATCAGCCTACTTGTGTTCTTAGCTTCCCTTCCCTCCTAATTTAGCTATGTGATCTTGAACAAGTTATTTAGACATTCTTTtaagcctcacttttctcatttgtaataaGGGTTATATAAACATACAGTGAAGTGCCTGCTACATAATATTTGTGTATGCCCATTctcattattaataatttttttttttaactttaggacATCTTTTCTAAAATCCTAAACAGTAGGGCTTTTTGCCCTCCAATATTTAGCACATGCTAGGCATTTTCCTATCTTATATGTAAGCTCTACAGAAGTCCAATGGGGTGtatatttgtccatttttatagAGTACAAAACAAATCTTGAGAGGGACTAAACAACTAAACCGCGGGAGGGGATGTACTGCTATATTTATCTTAGTCCAagtagtaaaaattttaaagtttgtggtgaacttaaattttaaaatttatgtgaatATTAATTGTAAAGATAAAATGTATAGAGGACATTAAcaattgaaagaaattgaaatgtaTAGAGGACATGAGCAATTGGAAGAAATCCCGTGATTTCTACCTTTCTATAGAGAAgggaaaaattcattaaaagggaaattttaatgaTGCTCTGATGAATTAATTAGATAGGTGTTTTCTTTTGCCTCTAGTTCTCATTTCATTGTTTGTTATGGTTTGTCTGTATCCCGGCACACATAAAATTCATTAGTGAATACCTTATTTAGGTTTTATTgacttaacaaaatattaaagtTTAGAAACAGATGTTTTTGAATCATATTCTGCTGCTTGTAACTACATTTGAAGTGAGGATGATTTCACTGTGacaggaaacaaaaaggaaaaacaaggacctctttaatggtttcttttccataatttgtctttttcctttaatttgcCTATATCTGCCAATTCCATTCAAAAGACTATAAATTATACTCCCAAAGTTTTGTTCAAAAACTGTTTAGATTTGTTTAGTCTTGtgcatttcaaaattaaaattaatcaagGAAGATATTTTGTTGCTTTAAAAAGATACGAAAACAGAAAAGCTGTCATTATTAGTATCAAGCAAATATAGTTACAAGAGAACATAAATAGTAGATGCAGCAAAGTTTGTGTTGAACAATCTTATTAGCAGTTAGCTGAATTTAgaatttgaccaaaaaaaaaagcatcttccATTTCTCCTTGTCCCTGTAATTTGTGTTAAGTGTACTGAGAAAGTACAAATAGCCGAACCAGCTAATGAGCGCTTAATAATTACAGGTTCCCAACATTGTTAAAGCTCTGCACaaacagatgaaagaaaaaagtgtgaAGACCCGACAGTGTTGTTTTAACATGTTAACTGAACTGGTAAATGTATTACCTGGGGCCCTAACACAACACATTCCTGTACTGGTACCAGGTATGAAAGAAACAGTAAATCACTTTTGGGACTTAGAGACTTTTATTAAGACTTAGATAAGCTTACATAGTTGTTTCCTTAAAGTGGATAATTTGTGACAACTTAATTTGCACATGAAACTTTTTTATAGAACCATCTTGAATACCTAAAagttactggttttttttttttttttttttaaatcatagattGTGGAATTTCTTACTGCTTTAGAGATAATATGAGGTGGAAACTTTAGCAGTCTTTTAGGGAttagctttaaattttttcttgcataaaaattactgtttttttctcccctttggtTGGTTTTTAGGAATCATTTTCTCACTGAATGATAAATCAAGCTCATCAAATTTGAAGATTGATGCTTTGTCCTGTCTATATGTAATCCTCTGTAACCACTCTCCTCAAGTCTTCCATCCTCATGTTCAAGCTTTGGTCCCTCCAGTGGTGGCTTGTGTTGGAGATCCATTTTACAAGATAACATCTGAAGCACTTCTTGTTACTCAACAGCTTGTCAAAGTAATTCGTCCTTTAGATCAGCCTTCCTCATTTGATGCAACTCCTTACATCAAAGATCTATTTACCTGTACCATTAAGAGGTTAAAAGCAGCCGACATTGATCAGGAAGTCAAGGAAAGGGCTATTTCCTGTATGGGACAAATTATTTGCAACCTTGGAGACAACTTGGGTTCTGACTTGCCTAATACACTTCAGATTTTCTTGGAGAGACTAAAGAATGAGATTACTCGGTTAACTACAGTGAAGGCCTTGACGCTGATAGCTGGGTCGCCTTTGAAGATAGATTTGCGGCCTGTCCTGGGAGAAGGGGTTCCTATCCTTGCTTCGTTTCTCAGGAAAAACCAGAGAGCTTTGAAACTGGGTACCCTTTCTGCTCTAGATATTCTAATTAAAAACTATAGTGACAGCTTGACAGCTGCCATGATTGATGCAGTTCTAGATGAGCTCCCTCCTCTTATCAGTGAAAGTGATATGCATGTTTCACAGATGGCTATCAGTTTTCTTACCACACTGGCAAAAGTGTATCCTTCCTCCCTTTCAAAGATAAGTGGATCCATTCTCAATGAACTCATTGGACTTGTTAGGTCACCTTTATTGCAGGGGGGAGCTCTTAGTGCCATGCTAGACTTTTTCCAAGCTCTGGTTGTCACTGGAACAAATAATCTAGGATACATGGATTTGTTGCGTATGCTGACCGGTCCAGTTTACTCTCAGAGCACAGCTCTTACTCATAAGCAGTCTTATTATTCCATTGCCAAATGTGTAGCTGCTCTTACTCGAGCATGCCCTAAAGAAGGACCAGCTGTAGTCGGTCAGTTTATTCAAGATGTCAAGAACTCAAGGTCTACAGATTCTATTCGCCTCTTAGCTCTGCTTTCTCTTGGAGAAGTTGGGCATCATATTGACTTAAGTGGGCAGCTCGAACTAAAATCGGTGATATTAGAAGCCTTCTCATCTCCTAGTGAAGAAGTCAAATCAGCTGCATCCTATGCATTAGGCAGCATTAGTGTGGGCAACCTTCCTGAATATCTACCATTTGTCTTACAAGAAATAACCAGTCAACCCAAAAGGCAGTATCTTCTGCTTCATTCCTTGAAGGAAATTATTAGCTCTGCATCAGTGGTGGGCCTAAAACCCTATGTTGAAAACATTTGGGCCTTATTGCTAAAGCACTGTGAGTGTGCAGAAGAAGGAACCAGAAATGTTGTTGCTGAATGTCTAGGCAAACTCACTCTAATTGATCCAGAAACCCTCCTTCCAAGGCTAAAGGGGTACTTAATATCAGGTGGGTacctagattttcttattttaaaatgttatttatttgtatttattatgaTGTGGAGCCATATTCAAATgacattttgttatttaaaaggaTAAAGAGTGTGTATGTAGTTAGatacaataaatatattaaacGTCAGAAACTACAACAGCTTTAATAATCTTGTCTTAAAATGTGGAAGACTGGTGTCTCTGAATTAATATAGCCAGAGAAGCTTGCTAGTATTAATTACAGCACTAAAATTGGTGAACTTAGTTCAAATGAAAAGATCTGAAAACTTCTAGAATTTATCAGTGTCAGCTGACCAAGGAGAAAGTAATAATGGctcttcatttttagaaattgctttcatttttaattaaacttgACAGTCAACTAGTTTCTTTGTAAGGGATAGATGCTTCAATACTGGTTTCCCAGGCTGCCTCCTTCCCAGAGGAAATTGTACCTTTTGAAATCTAATGGGGTTATGTTTCATAAGATGAGTAAACTCTGCTCCATTAGTATCCTGAGAGCAGTAAGAAATAACTCCCCTTGACCAAAGAATTTTAAGGAATTAAAAGGCATTGGTGTTATTTGAAGTGACTTGAAAATGATAAAGATGTCCATGGATTTTAGTTGACTTATTGAATACCAGCAGACTGAAAGCTGCTTTTTCAACTAGGCTCATCATATGCCCGAAGCTCAGTGGTTACAGCTGTGAAGTTTACTATTTCTGATCATCCACAACCTATTGATCCACTATTAAAGAACTGCATAGGTAAGTAGAAATGAAGATGAACATACTTGAATTAACTACTTAATTTTGCACATAGCTGAAATAAGTAACTATGCTAGGATGCCTTTAAAGTCAACCATACATTTGATAACCATATTTTGAGGATGACCTACAATAAACTAATAGATAAAgggaaaaagatatatatgatcTCTCTCACCAATCTGAAATACCCAGTTGTGAATGTATCTCATCTGAGCTGTGAAGGCCACAATTTTCTGTTATTACTTGTATCCTTACAGCTCCCAAGGGGATCTGTGGAGAGGCTTTTATGTTTAAGAtagaaatttaagaataaaaaaagatatttcttctGGTACTTAGCTCTACCCAAACTAAGAGAAGATACTTAGGAAAGACAAGGGCTGTCTTTCTGTGAAGAAAAGAATTAGTGTTTAGCATTGTTTTTcatgattttatgattttataactTCCCTGCATTCCTGCATTGTTTTCATCAATTTTACTAGAGCTTTTAGTAGCTAAATTCTCTGATGTTTTCTTGAAGACAGAGTAATGGTGATACCAGCAGAGAGGATAGATTTGGCAAAGAAGCTTTGCAGTTTCACCCCATTCTGCAGTGGGCCAAAACCTACAAGGacttgccattgtggctcagaggaaacgaactcgactagtattcataaggatacgggttcgatccctagcctcagtgagttaaaagatctggcatggctgtggctgtggcataggccaggggctacagctccgatctgacccatagcctgggaacattcagtATGCCCTGGGTAAAGTACTAAAAAgacagtaagtaaataaataaaaactacagaaaGGGATTACCAGCTCAGACTAAGGAGAGGAGGGGGAACAGGAATAAATGGGTGCCACTGCTGGGACCtagaaataagttagagaaagtcTATCAAAAGATTCTTTGCCTTTGTTCTCCTTCGGTATTTTTGCTTGGTTATATTTATTCACACTTTTGGTATTATACAAGATGGGACAAAGGAAGAGACCTGTGTCCAGATCTTTAGAGATGTCTTTCTAGCTTGGTAACAGTCAACCAGTGAGCATTGTTAGTGTAGTTATGCCATTCCATCAAATCATTCTGGTTGAATTGGGATCTAGAATACTTGTGACTGTATGAACCACCtaggaagctttttaaaaattgaagttcaTAGACCAAGTTGTTGGGGACCACTGATGTCAACATTTGtcttaataataacaatacatTAGGTGCTTTACTGAAAGCAGATGTATACTTTATTCTAATTAATCATTATAGTAATTATTCTAAGTAATTAtagtatatttaaataaagagGTGAGGAGGTTTAGTCCAgtgtatttaaattctttttaaaccCGAGCTTATCTCTTAAACTTTTTGTAGTCAGAACTTTTCTAGGTGGTCAACCTTGACTTTACCACCTGTGGtgtctgaaatattttcttccctcccaTTTCTTCAGTTGCCATTGTGGTACATTCTGTTCTTCTggcacttttttccccctgtgtaTTCTAAAAGATTGCCTATGGTAGCACTGAGATTATATTATGAACAACAGCTCCATGTGACTATCACATGTGTACCAGACATTGTTCAGTAATTTACATGCTCTTTATTCTGCTTTGGGCTCTAAGAGGTTCTTATTTTATAaactgggaaactgaggctcttgTCTATAACTTGCCAGGAGTCATATACAGATGACAGGTGAAGCAGGGTGTATCTTTTGAACTCAGgttttcagattccacttttgttggtttttattttattttgtttttttttagtgccaGTACTAATAATTTTGAGCTCTAAGGAGAATCATTCAAGTTACTGCTTCTTGTGGTTGCTGGCTCTATCACTTCTCTTTGCTACCCGCCTTTTAATCGGTTATCTATAAACGTAATTGGGAGCTTTTGGGGTTTTCACTCTTTTCCTTCTGCGTGAGAATATGTTCATCAGTTAAATCCACTCAGACTCAGATGTGATAGTTTAGCTGTTGCCAAAAGAAATTATATAGTTTACTTAGTATTTCATCATGTTCTGTGACCCacagtaaagaaatgaaataataccaacAATAATAAACTGtcagtttagaaaaaaataatgtgtattttattttaagcttACCATAACGATGTTGTTTGATCCTTGAATTTTTCAGGTGATTTCCTAAAGACGTTGGAAGACCCAGATTTGAATGTAAGAAGAGTAGCCTTGGTCACATTCAACTCAGCAGCACATAATAAGCCATCGTTAATAAGAGATCTTCTAGATACTGTTCTTCCACATCTTTATAATGAAACAAAAGTTAGAAAGGAGCTTATAAGAGAGGTAAGTTACTCAGATGACACTGTTTACCTAAACTCCTGTTTCATTTTCAAGTAtatctacacattcttttttacttCAACAGGTAGAGATGGGTCCATTTAAGCATACAGTTGATGACGGCCTGGATAT
Above is a window of Sus scrofa isolate TJ Tabasco breed Duroc chromosome 5, Sscrofa11.1, whole genome shotgun sequence DNA encoding:
- the CAND1 gene encoding LOW QUALITY PROTEIN: cullin-associated NEDD8-dissociated protein 1 (The sequence of the model RefSeq protein was modified relative to this genomic sequence to represent the inferred CDS: inserted 1 base in 1 codon), which gives rise to MASASYHISNLLEKMTSSDKDFRFMATNDLMTELQKDSIKLDDDSERKVVKMXLKLLEDKNGEVQNLAVKCLGPLVSKVKEYQVETIVDTLCTNMLSDKEQLRDISSIGLKTVIGELPPASSGSALAANVCKKITGRLTSAIAKQEDVSVQLEALDIMADMLSRQGGLLVNFHPSILTCLLPQLTSPRLAVRKRTIIALGHLVMSCGNIVFVDLIEHLLSELSKNDSMSTTRTYIQCIAAISRQAGHRIGEYLEKIIPLVVKFCNVDDDELREYCIQAFESFVRRCPKEVYPHVSTIINICLKYLTYDPNYNYDDEDEDENAMDADGGDDDDQGSDDEYSDDDDMSWKVRRAAAKCLDAVVSTRHEMLPEFYKTVSPALISRFKEREENVKADVFHAYLSLLKQTRPVQSWLCDPDAMEQGETPLTMLQSQVPNIVKALHKQMKEKSVKTRQCCFNMLTELVNVLPGALTQHIPVLVPGIIFSLNDKSSSSNLKIDALSCLYVILCNHSPQVFHPHVQALVPPVVACVGDPFYKITSEALLVTQQLVKVIRPLDQPSSFDATPYIKDLFTCTIKRLKAADIDQEVKERAISCMGQIICNLGDNLGSDLPNTLQIFLERLKNEITRLTTVKALTLIAGSPLKIDLRPVLGEGVPILASFLRKNQRALKLGTLSALDILIKNYSDSLTAAMIDAVLDELPPLISESDMHVSQMAISFLTTLAKVYPSSLSKISGSILNELIGLVRSPLLQGGALSAMLDFFQALVVTGTNNLGYMDLLRMLTGPVYSQSTALTHKQSYYSIAKCVAALTRACPKEGPAVVGQFIQDVKNSRSTDSIRLLALLSLGEVGHHIDLSGQLELKSVILEAFSSPSEEVKSAASYALGSISVGNLPEYLPFVLQEITSQPKRQYLLLHSLKEIISSASVVGLKPYVENIWALLLKHCECAEEGTRNVVAECLGKLTLIDPETLLPRLKGYLISGSSYARSSVVTAVKFTISDHPQPIDPLLKNCIGDFLKTLEDPDLNVRRVALVTFNSAAHNKPSLIRDLLDTVLPHLYNETKVRKELIREVEMGPFKHTVDDGLDIRKAAFECMYTLLDSCLDRLDIFEFLNHVEDGLKDHYDIKMLTFLMLVRLSTLCPSAVLQRLDRLVEPLRATCTTKVKANSVKQEFEKQDELKRSAMRAVAALLTIPEAEKSPLMSEFQSQISSNPELAAIFESIQKDSSSTNLESMDTS